The sequence CAGCGCGAGCACCGCCACCGCGTCGGCGTGGCGCACGATCTCCCACTTGTCCTCCAGAAGCTCCAGTTGCAGGATGTGCCCTTCATAGAGGGTCCGCGTGTGGGTGTCGCTGCTCATGGGGTGACTGTAGAGCAGCGCCGCTGCGCCCATCGGTTTCCCGCCCTCCCGGCAGGTCAGTCGAAGCAAGTCAGTCGAGGTCTTCGACGAGCGCGAGGTGACCGATGTAGAAGGGGCCACTGTCGTCCGGCGCGGCGAGCGAGGCCGCCTTGAGGCGCTCGGTGAGGGCCGCGAGTTCGTCCATGAAGGCGGCGGCCTGAGCGCGCGGCAGGCGCAGGCGCAGCCAGTCGTCTTGCAGGGAAAAGGGCCGGGGGGCGGCGCGGCCTTCGAGTTCCCAGAGGGGCCGGTATTCGGTGAGCACATAGTGCTCGTTGGGCCGGTAGCAGCGCACCGACCAGTCGTCGCCCAGCCGCTCGATGTGCATCGACGAGGTCGTCTGGAGCCACTGGAGCATCCGCTGCTGCACCAGAAAAGACCCGCCCGGTTGGGTGGACGCCACGTAGGCCGCGCGCCCAGTCAGCACAAACTCCTCGGCCACGCAGCGGTAGATCGGCACGCAGCGGCGCCCTTCGCGCCGGCGCCCGACCTCTTCAAGCAGGCCGAGGTCCAGCATCCGCCGTACCCAGTACGCCAGGCGGGGCCGGCTCAGCCGCCCGCCCTTGAAAGCGACCGCGCCGCTCACTGTGTCCGACCTTCCCAGGAAACATTCGAGGACCACCGCCCGCTCCGGAGCGAACAGGAACTGGATTTGCTCCTCCCGTGTCAGGTACATGCGCTGAACGCCCATACACCAGCGTACCGGTGTAGGGCGTTAAGGAGGCCTCGTCAGGAAGGCCAGAGGGTAAGGCTCCTGCGCCAATCTGTTTCAGCTCATGGGCGGAAGCTCGGGCAGGGGGCGGCACAGGTCGGGGGCGATGTGGCAGGGATCGTCAAAGGGCCACCACGGATTCCAGGGGTCCCACGGCCACGGCCAGCCAGGCGGAGGCCAGTCCGGCGGATAGGGAACGGTGGGCACCGGGCTCGGGCCAGGGCCGGGCGTCGGGTAAGGAGTCGGCGGGGGCGAGGGCGTCACGGGCGGCGGAGGCGGCACCGGCTTCACCGGGTCGATCGGCACGAAGGTGCAGACGTAGATTACTTCCTCCGTATCGGGCGGACACGGCGGCGAGGGAACGCCAAAGCTTCAGGCTCATGGACCAGACCTCCAAGAGGAGTACCAATGGGAATGACAGCGGAGAGACGGGCCTCTGGTGCCGTTCGGGGTCAACCGCGGGTGAGAGATTTACGGTACCGCCCAGCCCAAGAAAAAACAGGGCTTGATTTTTTGTGTGAGCCGGCCCCTGCGCCCCCAACGACCCGTCTGCCTCTCCACCAGCCCATCTGCTATAGTCGCGGCCCATCTGCCATAGTCGGCCATGCTCACCCGCGCCGACCTCGAAGCCCGCGAAGTGCAGACGCTCGCGCCCTACGCGCGGCTGAGCCGGGACGCGCGGCGCGAGTTCCCGGAATCCGAGAGCGAATCGCGCACCGCCTACCAGAAAGACCGCGACCGCGTCCTTCACACCAAGGCGTTTCGGCGTCTGGAAGCCAAGACGCAGGTGTTTCTCAACGCTCCGGCGCTCGGCGACCACTACCGCACCCGGCTCACCCATACCCTCGAAGTGCAGCAGGTCGCGCGCTCGGTGGCGCTCTCGCTTGGGCTTAACGAGACGCTTGCCGAGACGGTCGCCCTCGCCCACGACCTCGGGCACCCTCCCTTCGGGCACGCCGGGGAGCGGCTGCTCGACTCGCTGATGGCGGGCGAGGGGGGGTTTAACCACAACGCCCAGGCACGGCGGATCGTGACGCTTCTGGAAGAGCGGTCGAGCGAGTGGCCGGGCCTGAACCTCACCTTCGACACGCTCGACGGCCTGAACAAGCATGACCGCAGCGGGTGGCCGTCCGAGCGGGCGCGGCCCAGCCTCGAAGCGCAGGTGGTCGACGCCGCCGACGCCCTCGCCTACACCGCCCATGACCTCGACGACGGTTTACGCAGCGGCCTGCTGCGGCCCGCCGAACTGCTCGAATTGCCGCTGTGGCGCGCGCTGCTGGAGCAGACCGGCGTGCCTTCCACCGACTTTTCACCCGGCGAGCGCCGCACCCTGCACCGTGAACTGCTCGGCTGGCTGATCCGCGACCTGACGGCCACGAGCGCGGCCCGAATCGGGGAAAGCGGGATCGCTTCGCCGCACGAGGCGCAGGGCTGGGCCACGCCGCTGATCGGCTACAGCTCCGGGTTGCGCGCGCAGCTGCGCGAGGTGGGCGTATTCCTGCGCGAGCGGCTCTACCACCACTGGCAGGTGGAGATGCAGGTCGAGCAGGGCGAAGCGGTCCTGAGCGACCTGTTTGCCGCCTTCGAGCGCCGCCCCAGCCTGTTGCCGCCGCGCCCCCGCGCCCGCGCCGAGCAGCTCGGCCTGCGCCGGGCGATCTGCGACCACATCGCGGGCATGACCGACCGTTACGCCCTCGACACCCACGCCGCCCTCAGCCCCGCGCGCGCCGTCCGAACACGGTGAGGGCCCGCGCCCGTCCTGGACTTCTCGCCGGGCGTGCCCTCCCTGCGCGCCCCACCGGCTTGTGCTCGGCCCTCCCTTTCCCGCGGCAACGGGCGCTAACCTGCGGACGTGACGCCGCCCTCTGCTCCCCTGACCCTGAGCGCCGGAACCCTTTACGAACGCATCGGCGCCGACACGCTCACGGAGGTCGTGACGCGCTTTTATGGTCTGGTGGCGCAGCACCCTGACCTCGCGCCGATTTTCCCGGACGACCTCACTGAGACGGCGCAAAAGCAGCTCGCTTTCCTGACCGGGTTCACTGGGGGTCCCCCCCTCTACCACGAGCGCTACGGCCACCCCCGATTGCGCGCCCGGCACCTGCCGTTCGAGATCACGCCGCAGCGGGCACAGGCCTGGCTCGCCTGCATGAGGGAAGCGCTGCGCGCGACGCCGGGTCTCGCCGAGCCCGAGGCGCGCGAGCTGTACGCGGCACTCGCGCGGGTGGCAGTGCATATGGTGAACAGCGACTGACGCTCCGCCCCCCCTTTCCAGACAACTCTTTACTATTGACTAGTAGGGTCGCCCCTGGGGGAGCGGGCCTTTCCTAGACTGCGCAGCATGGTACAGCGCAGCATCGACGACCTCCGCGCCGAGGTGGACCAGATCAACCGCGAACTTCTCACCCTGCTCTCGCGCCGGGGCGAGGTGGTCACTCAGATCGGGCACGCCAAGACCGCTGAGGGCCGTCCGAACCACTACGACCCGGCCCGCGAGGAAAAGCAGCTCCGCGACATCGAGTCGCTCAATCCTGGTCCGTTCAGCAACAACACCGTCAAGGCGATTTTCAAGGAGATTTTCAAGGCGAGCCTCGCGCTTGAGGAGAGCAACGACAAGAAGCAGCTGCTCGTCTCGCGCAAGGTCAAGCGCGAGGACACCGTACTCGACATCGACGGCGTGCGGATCGGCGGGGGCGAGCCGCCCGTGATCATCGCCGGGCCGTGCTCGATCGAGTCCGAGGACCAGATGCTGCGGACGGCCGCCTTCCTCGCCGGCAAGGGCGTCAAGATCCTGCGTGGCGGGGCCTACAAGCCGCGCACCAGTCCCTACGGCTTCCAGGGCATGGGGGTCGACGGCCTGATTCTGGGCAGCTCCGCCGCGCGTGAAAACGGTCAACTGTTCGTGACCGAGGTGATGGACACCCGCGACGTGGACGTGGTGGCCGAGTACGCCGACATCCTCCAGATCGGCGCGCGCAACATGCACAACTTCGCCCTGCTGCGCGAGGTGGGCCGCGCCCGGCGCCCGGTGCTGCTCAAGCGCGGGCTCTCGGCCACCATCGAGGAATGGCTCTACGCCGCCGAGTACATCCTCTCGGAGGGCAACCCCGAGGTGATTCTCTGCGAACGCGGCATCCGCACCTTCGAGAAGTGGACGCGCAACACCCTTGACCTCTCGGCGGTGGCGCTCGCCAAGCAGGAGACCCACCTCCCGGTGATCGTGGACGTGACCCACGCCGCCGGGCGCCGCGACCTGCTGATTCCGCTCGCCAAGGCCGCCCTCGCCGTCGGCGCCGACGGCATTCATGTCGAGGTGCACCCCAGCCCGCTCACCGCGCTCTCCGACAACGAGCAGCAACTCGACTTCGCCGGCTACGAGGCCTTCGAGCAGGCGCTCGGCTCGATGCTGAAGGTGCCGGCGACCGTCTGATCCCCGCCGTCCTCAGGAGCTCCGGGTGGCAACGTCATTACCGGTCAGCGCCCTGACATTAAAAAGGCCCGCCTCGCTGGCGGGTTTTTCTTGTGTCTTGCGCCTGGGTCTCTGGGCGCGGCTTCAGCCCTCGCCCTGCTCTCCGACCAGCAGCGGATAGGTGTGGAGTTCCTGGACCTCGCCGCGCTCCTCGCGGGTCAGGCTGAGGGCTTCGATCGTGAACTGGGTCACCGGCGGGGTCAGTGACCCCACCTTCTCCCACAGTTCGTCGGCGGCCCAGGGCAGCACACCGAGGGCGAGGGTGAGGTGGGGAAGGTACTGTTCCCCATCGTACGGCGACACCGACGAGGGCACAGCGGTGAGCAGGCGGCGGTGCAAGTCGGCCAGCTCCGGGCTGAGGTCACAGCGCAGAAAAATCGCCCCAGGCACGCGCTTCCACCCGCACAGGCGCACCGTCAGCGCCGACTGTGAGCGCAGTTCTCGCCGCAGCCGGGCGATCAGCTCCGAGGCCTCAAGCGGCGTGCTGAAGGGCGCCCGCAGATTGAGGTGCGGCCAGCCGAAGCCGCTGACCCGCAGCTCGGCCTGCACGCGCCGCATCCAGGTATCGAGCGCTTCGGGCGGCCACGCGACGACGGAATGGAGCGCACCTGTCCCGGCCTGGGGAAACACAGATGGTTGCGAAGCCGAGGCGTCCATCTTGCCTGCTTTCACGTTCCCTCACCCCACTCGGTAGCGGCAGGTGCCCTGGCCGCAGGCGATCCGGGTTTCGCGCACGACCGGCGCCCCGAGCAGCTCAGCATACAGGTCGAGCTCGGAGCCGCAGATGTCCCGGAACTCGCGCGCCACCTGCAGGTTGGGACAGTTGCGCTGCACGAGATACCACTGCTCGCCCTCCGATTCCAGCACCGGATCGAACCCGAGTTCCGAGAGCCGGGTGGCGAGGCGGGCGGCGCGCTCGGCGAGCGGCAGTTCGGAAGGCAGTTCGGGGCGCAGCCGCGCGGCGAGGCGGGCATTGCGGGCGTCCATCACCTGCCGCACCGCCGCGTCTCCGAACAGCTCGCGCACATGCCCGAGTACCTCGACACACAGCGAAGAGTAGTTCTTGGGAAAGGCGACGTGTTCGCCGTGATCACTCAGACTGAACACATGCTGAGGCCGGCCCCGGCCGCCGGGACGCTCGGTGCTCGCCTCGATCAGCCCCTGCTCCTGAAGGTCTTGCAGGTGCCGCCGCGCCGCCGGCGTGGTCACCGCAAGGCGCCCGGCGAGGTCCTGCGCGGTCTGCGGCCCGTGCCGCTTGAGCAGTTCG is a genomic window of Deinococcus reticulitermitis containing:
- the dgt gene encoding dGTP triphosphohydrolase — encoded protein: MLTRADLEAREVQTLAPYARLSRDARREFPESESESRTAYQKDRDRVLHTKAFRRLEAKTQVFLNAPALGDHYRTRLTHTLEVQQVARSVALSLGLNETLAETVALAHDLGHPPFGHAGERLLDSLMAGEGGFNHNAQARRIVTLLEERSSEWPGLNLTFDTLDGLNKHDRSGWPSERARPSLEAQVVDAADALAYTAHDLDDGLRSGLLRPAELLELPLWRALLEQTGVPSTDFSPGERRTLHRELLGWLIRDLTATSAARIGESGIASPHEAQGWATPLIGYSSGLRAQLREVGVFLRERLYHHWQVEMQVEQGEAVLSDLFAAFERRPSLLPPRPRARAEQLGLRRAICDHIAGMTDRYALDTHAALSPARAVRTR
- a CDS encoding globin, with translation MTPPSAPLTLSAGTLYERIGADTLTEVVTRFYGLVAQHPDLAPIFPDDLTETAQKQLAFLTGFTGGPPLYHERYGHPRLRARHLPFEITPQRAQAWLACMREALRATPGLAEPEARELYAALARVAVHMVNSD
- a CDS encoding bifunctional 3-deoxy-7-phosphoheptulonate synthase/chorismate mutase encodes the protein MVQRSIDDLRAEVDQINRELLTLLSRRGEVVTQIGHAKTAEGRPNHYDPAREEKQLRDIESLNPGPFSNNTVKAIFKEIFKASLALEESNDKKQLLVSRKVKREDTVLDIDGVRIGGGEPPVIIAGPCSIESEDQMLRTAAFLAGKGVKILRGGAYKPRTSPYGFQGMGVDGLILGSSAARENGQLFVTEVMDTRDVDVVAEYADILQIGARNMHNFALLREVGRARRPVLLKRGLSATIEEWLYAAEYILSEGNPEVILCERGIRTFEKWTRNTLDLSAVALAKQETHLPVIVDVTHAAGRRDLLIPLAKAALAVGADGIHVEVHPSPLTALSDNEQQLDFAGYEAFEQALGSMLKVPATV
- a CDS encoding 2'-5' RNA ligase family protein, with the translated sequence MKAGKMDASASQPSVFPQAGTGALHSVVAWPPEALDTWMRRVQAELRVSGFGWPHLNLRAPFSTPLEASELIARLRRELRSQSALTVRLCGWKRVPGAIFLRCDLSPELADLHRRLLTAVPSSVSPYDGEQYLPHLTLALGVLPWAADELWEKVGSLTPPVTQFTIEALSLTREERGEVQELHTYPLLVGEQGEG
- a CDS encoding helix-turn-helix transcriptional regulator; this translates as MTLPAVSVLPLAPEEGTVEAPAERTKTRLLELLKRHGPQTAQDLAGRLAVTTPAARRHLQDLQEQGLIEASTERPGGRGRPQHVFSLSDHGEHVAFPKNYSSLCVEVLGHVRELFGDAAVRQVMDARNARLAARLRPELPSELPLAERAARLATRLSELGFDPVLESEGEQWYLVQRNCPNLQVAREFRDICGSELDLYAELLGAPVVRETRIACGQGTCRYRVG